GGGCGAACGACGGGAATTGAACCCGCGCATGGTGGATTCACAATCCACTGCCTTGATCCACTTGGCTACATCCGCCCCTTTTCTAGCTAAAGGATTTTCTCTTTTTTCCATTCATCATTATTGTATTTATTCTGACCTCCATACTTAACTTAGATCGAGATATTGGACATAGAATGCTAATCTTTAAAATAAAAAATGTAAAAAAAAGGAGTAATACACTGTGACATGACACGTTCACTAAAAAAAAACCCTTTTGTAGCTAATCATTTATCGGCAAAAATTGAAAAACTCAACACGAGGGAAGAGAAAGAAATAATAGTAACTTGGTCTCGGGCATCTACTATTATACCCACAATGATTGGCCATACAATCGCTATTCATAATGGAAAGGAACATTTACCTATTTATATAACGGATCGTATGGTGGGTCACAAATTGGGAGAATTTGCACCTACTCTGTCTTTTACGAGACACGCAAGAAACGATAATAAATCTCGTCGTTAAGTTCATTTCTTATACTTTATATACTTATGTATTTGTATTTAATATACATATATACAATCTAAATATCTAAATATGTTATACAATATAAATAAATATGTATGCTATACGCAAAAAATAAATAAAAAAAAGAAGTGCTTAACATT
This genomic stretch from Zingiber officinale chloroplast, complete genome harbors:
- the rps19 gene encoding ribosomal protein S19, producing MTRSLKKNPFVANHLSAKIEKLNTREEKEIIVTWSRASTIIPTMIGHTIAIHNGKEHLPIYITDRMVGHKLGEFAPTLSFTRHARNDNKSRR